The DNA sequence CCTCGGTGACGTATTCGACGTTGTAGCCGAGATCGGAAGCGTGCCGCGTCGTCGTTTCGCAGCATTGTTCAGTGCGGATGCCCGAGACGATCAGCCGATTGATGCCTTTCTGCGTCAGCCAGATTTCAAGGCCGGTGCCAGCGAAAGCCGAATGGCGGTTCTTGTGAAAGGTCACGTCGGGTGCGATCTCCACACCCTCAAGCGTGCGGACATAGCCGCTGTCTTTCGAGAAGGCCCTGTCGCCATCGACATGGAAGATTTGCACAACGGGAATTCCCGCGGCCTTGGCGCCGTCAATCAATCCCTGCTGTTTCTCCAGATAGGCAGCAAGTCCGCTTTCCTCGAAATAAGGGGTGTGCCGAAACGATTCCTGAACGTCGATAACGAGCAGCGCGGTGTGAGAAGAGGACATTTCATGTTTCTCCATTGGGTTTATTCATAGCATAATTCCCCCTTATGCATCCCGATAAAAGCAACCAGGCCGACAAAGGCAGGACACATCCGGCCATACTTTCTGGTGATCGGACTTTGCCGGCTTGCCACACGGTGCCGGGGTGGTAAGTTTCCGAAGAAATGGCAGAGTGGGGAGAACGGGAATGCTGCGCTTCGGAATAATCTCAACGGCGAAAATCGCTCAGGATCACGTCATTCCGGCAATACAGGATGCGCAAGACTGTGTGGTCAGCGCTATCGCCAGCCGCGATCGCGCCAAAGCGCGCGCGGTTGCCGAGCGTTTTTCCGTGCCGCATGCCTTCGGTTCCTATGAGGAGATGCTGGCATCGGATGTGATCGATGCGGTCTATATTCCGCTTCCAACCGCGCAGCATGTGGAATGGACAATCAAGGCGGCCGATGCTGGCAAGCATGTGCTGTGCGAAAAGCCGATTGCGCTGGAGGCGCGGGAGATCGATACGCTTATCGCCGCGCGCGACCGCAACGGCGTTGTTGTGTCCGAGGCTTTCATGGTCACCTATGCGCCGGTCTGGGCCAAGGTGAAGGAGTTGCTGGCATCCGGCGCCATCGGCACGCTGAAACATGTTCAGGGCGC is a window from the Agrobacterium tumefaciens genome containing:
- a CDS encoding isochorismatase family protein, whose product is MSSSHTALLVIDVQESFRHTPYFEESGLAAYLEKQQGLIDGAKAAGIPVVQIFHVDGDRAFSKDSGYVRTLEGVEIAPDVTFHKNRHSAFAGTGLEIWLTQKGINRLIVSGIRTEQCCETTTRHASDLGYNVEYVTEATLTFPMTHASGTVFSADDIRKRTELVLAGRFARIATVNDALTTLKEAA